In Callospermophilus lateralis isolate mCalLat2 chromosome 10, mCalLat2.hap1, whole genome shotgun sequence, a single genomic region encodes these proteins:
- the Cish gene encoding cytokine-inducible SH2-containing protein isoform X2, producing MVLCVQGSCPLLAVEQIGQRPLWAQSLELPEPAMQPLPAGAFLEEVAEETPVQPESEPKVLDPEEDLLCIAKTFSYLRESGWYWGSITASEARQHLQKMPEGTFLVRDSTHPSYLFTLSVKTTRGPTNVRIEYADSSFRLDSNCLSRPRILAFPDVVSLVQHYVASCSADNRSDSPDPVPTPALPMPKEDAPSDPALPVPVATAVHLKLVQPFVRRSSARSLQHLCRLVINRLVADVDCLPLPRRMADYLRQYPFQL from the exons ATGGTTCTTTGCGTTCAGGG ATCTTGTCCTTTGCTGGCTGTGGAGCAGATTGGGCAGCGGCCCCTGTGGGCCCAGTCCCTAGAGCTTCCTGAGCCAGCCATGCAGCCCTTACCTGCTGGggccttcctggaggaggtggcagAAGAGACCCCAGTCCAGCCAGAGAGTGAGCCAAAGGTGCTGGATCCTGAGGAGGATTTGCTGTGCATAGCCAAGACTTTTTCCTACCTTCGAGAATCTG GCTGGTATTGGGGTTCTATTACGGCCAGTGAGGCCCGGCAACACCTGCAGAAGATGCCAGAAGGCACATTCCTAGTACGAGACAGTACCCATCCCAGCTACCTGTTCACACTGTCAGTGAAAACCACTCGTGGTCCCACCAATGTGCGCATTGAGTATGCTGACTCCAGTTTCCGTCTGGACTCCAACTGCTTGTCCAGGCCTCGTATCCTGGCCTTCCCAGATGTGGTCAGCCTTGTGCAGCACTATGTGGCCTCCTGTTCTGCTGACAACCGAAGTGACAGCCCTGATCCTGTTCCCACGCCAGCCCTTCCTATGCCTAAGGAAGATGCACCTAGTGACCCAGCACTCCCTGTCCCTGTGGCCACTGCTGTGCACCTAAAACTGGTGCAGCCTTTTGTGCGCAGGAGCAGTGCCCGAAGCCTTCAGCACCTGTGTCGCCTTGTCATCAACCGTCTGGTGGCTGATGTGGACTGCCTACCACTGCCCCGACGCATGGCTGACTACCTCCGACAGTACCCCTTCCAACTATGA
- the Cish gene encoding cytokine-inducible SH2-containing protein isoform X1, with protein sequence MGMGLPLTLHPSPSRSCPLLAVEQIGQRPLWAQSLELPEPAMQPLPAGAFLEEVAEETPVQPESEPKVLDPEEDLLCIAKTFSYLRESGWYWGSITASEARQHLQKMPEGTFLVRDSTHPSYLFTLSVKTTRGPTNVRIEYADSSFRLDSNCLSRPRILAFPDVVSLVQHYVASCSADNRSDSPDPVPTPALPMPKEDAPSDPALPVPVATAVHLKLVQPFVRRSSARSLQHLCRLVINRLVADVDCLPLPRRMADYLRQYPFQL encoded by the exons ATGGGCATGGGGCTTCCCCTCACTCTCCATCCATCCCCTTCTAGATCTTGTCCTTTGCTGGCTGTGGAGCAGATTGGGCAGCGGCCCCTGTGGGCCCAGTCCCTAGAGCTTCCTGAGCCAGCCATGCAGCCCTTACCTGCTGGggccttcctggaggaggtggcagAAGAGACCCCAGTCCAGCCAGAGAGTGAGCCAAAGGTGCTGGATCCTGAGGAGGATTTGCTGTGCATAGCCAAGACTTTTTCCTACCTTCGAGAATCTG GCTGGTATTGGGGTTCTATTACGGCCAGTGAGGCCCGGCAACACCTGCAGAAGATGCCAGAAGGCACATTCCTAGTACGAGACAGTACCCATCCCAGCTACCTGTTCACACTGTCAGTGAAAACCACTCGTGGTCCCACCAATGTGCGCATTGAGTATGCTGACTCCAGTTTCCGTCTGGACTCCAACTGCTTGTCCAGGCCTCGTATCCTGGCCTTCCCAGATGTGGTCAGCCTTGTGCAGCACTATGTGGCCTCCTGTTCTGCTGACAACCGAAGTGACAGCCCTGATCCTGTTCCCACGCCAGCCCTTCCTATGCCTAAGGAAGATGCACCTAGTGACCCAGCACTCCCTGTCCCTGTGGCCACTGCTGTGCACCTAAAACTGGTGCAGCCTTTTGTGCGCAGGAGCAGTGCCCGAAGCCTTCAGCACCTGTGTCGCCTTGTCATCAACCGTCTGGTGGCTGATGTGGACTGCCTACCACTGCCCCGACGCATGGCTGACTACCTCCGACAGTACCCCTTCCAACTATGA